CGAGGCTTGGCCGCCCCTATCTTTCAGAAAATCAATAACGTCTGATTCTTCGACCATAAGCTTTCTCCAGACTATATAAATGGAAAATAGCAGACTATAAACTTTCTTGAACTAAACGGACAACCCAAACCCTAAAATAAAATTCTAAAACAGAAAAACCCCATTTCTACAAATCATAGAACATTCGCGTTGCATCTTGTAAAGAATCACCATTAAACTTAATCAGAATAAATCGTACTTAATAATCACAAAAAGGTGTTGTAAATGGACCTGTTTGAGGCCATTGAAAAAAGAAGAAGCATACGACGTTACAAGCCTGACCCGGTTTCTGATGAACATTTGAAGAAAATTCTGGAAGCAGCTAGGTTAGCGCCTTCTGGCAAGAACCTTCAGCCTTGGCGTTTCGTAATTGTTAGAGATGCTGAAAGAAAGAAGATGTTGGCGAAGGCTTCTATGAATCAGATGTTCATCGCAGAAGCCGATGTCGTAGTCGTAATTCTAAGCGACCCAACCATCTACTCCTCACCCGGTACTAAGAGGAGAATCCCATACTTGCAGGACCCCATGATTGCCGTTGAACACATGGTTTTGGCTGCAACTGCACTTGGATATGGAACCTGCTGGATAGGCGCCTTCGACGGAGACGAGGTTAAGCGTATAGTGAAAGCCCCGGAAAGGTTGGCTGTTATTGCTTTACTTCCAATAGGAGTCCCAGATGAAAGCCCTCCGCCGAAGCCTAGGAAACCTTTCGAAGAAATATTCTTTAAAGAAGAATACGGTGTCCCGCTTTCACTTTAATTGGTGAATGGCATGAACGAGTTGGATGAAGTGTACTCTTACATTAATGAGAATTCAGAAGAGTTTGTGAAAGAACTCGTAAGTTTAGTGAGAAAACCCAGCGTCTCCGCAACTGGTGAAGGCATCGATGAATGCGCTGAAGCAGTTAAACAACTTATGGAGAATATAGGGCTTAAGGTTCAAGTTATCCCCGAAAAGGATGGAAATCCAGTTATTTACGGTGAAATAAAATCAGAGGATTCAAACAAGACTCTGCTTTTTTATGACCATTACGATGTTCAACCACCAGACCCAATTGAAGAATGGAAAAGCGGCCCCTTCAGCGGTGAAATAAGAGAAGGAAAAATCTACGGTCGCGGTGCTTCCGATAACAAGGGCAATTTAGTTTCTAGACTTATGGCAGTTAAGGCCTTATTAGAAACTAGAGGTAGGGTTCCCGTTAATGTGAAGTTTGTTGTTGAAGGAGAGGAAGAGATAGGAAGCCCTCATTTCGCTTCCGTTGTCAAAGACTACGCCGACCTCTTCTCCGCAGACGCATGCATATGGGAATTCGGCGGAATCAATAGACATGGAAATCCATGCCTCTACTTAGGTTTAAAGGGAGTCCTCTCAGTTGAGCTAAGAGCCAAATGCGCAACGAGAGATGTTCATTCAGCTAACGCCCCTTTAATTCCGAACCCTGCGTGGCGTCTAGTTTGGGCCCTAAACACCATTAAAAACTCGAAAGATGAAATACTAATTGAAAAATTCTACGAAAACGTTCAAGAGCCAACAAAAGAGGAGATTGAGTGTTTAAAGGAGATTCCGTTTGAAGAAGAAGAGGAGAAAAGGGAACTAGGCCTTAAAGAATTTCTTCACGGCCTAACCGGCCTAGAGGCATTGAAGGCTTTGCTTTTCAATCCAACATGCACAATTAACGGTTTTCTTTCCGGATATACTGGCGCCGGCTCAAAAACTGTTTTGCCCCATAAAGCCTTTGTTAAACTTGACTTTAGACTAGTTCCAAGGCAAATGCCAAA
This portion of the Candidatus Bathyarchaeota archaeon genome encodes:
- a CDS encoding nitroreductase family protein; this translates as MDLFEAIEKRRSIRRYKPDPVSDEHLKKILEAARLAPSGKNLQPWRFVIVRDAERKKMLAKASMNQMFIAEADVVVVILSDPTIYSSPGTKRRIPYLQDPMIAVEHMVLAATALGYGTCWIGAFDGDEVKRIVKAPERLAVIALLPIGVPDESPPPKPRKPFEEIFFKEEYGVPLSL
- a CDS encoding M20/M25/M40 family metallo-hydrolase; translation: MNELDEVYSYINENSEEFVKELVSLVRKPSVSATGEGIDECAEAVKQLMENIGLKVQVIPEKDGNPVIYGEIKSEDSNKTLLFYDHYDVQPPDPIEEWKSGPFSGEIREGKIYGRGASDNKGNLVSRLMAVKALLETRGRVPVNVKFVVEGEEEIGSPHFASVVKDYADLFSADACIWEFGGINRHGNPCLYLGLKGVLSVELRAKCATRDVHSANAPLIPNPAWRLVWALNTIKNSKDEILIEKFYENVQEPTKEEIECLKEIPFEEEEEKRELGLKEFLHGLTGLEALKALLFNPTCTINGFLSGYTGAGSKTVLPHKAFVKLDFRLVPRQMPNEILEKLKSHLKKKGFEDIEVVCYGSTEPTRTPVNHPFVRLVAATAEKVYGKRAVIYPTSAGSGPMHLFRNWLNIPVVSAGCSYPDARAHAPNENLPVNLFIKGVKFMATLLTDFGSSEKF